One Sparus aurata chromosome 5, fSpaAur1.1, whole genome shotgun sequence genomic window carries:
- the LOC115582298 gene encoding serine/threonine-protein phosphatase 6 catalytic subunit, which produces MAPLDLDKYAEIAKQCKYLPENDLKRLCDYVCDLLLEESNVQPVSTPVTVCGDIHGQFYDLCELFRTGGQVPDTNYIFMGDFVDRGYYSLETFTYLLVLKAKWPDRITLLRGNHESRQITQVYGFYDECQTKYGNANAWRYCTKVFDMLTVAALMDEQILCVHGGLSPDIKTLDQIRTIERNQEIPHKGAFCDLVWSDPEDVDTWAISPRGAGWLFGAKVTNEFVHINNLKLICRAHQLVHEGYKFMFDEKLVTVWSAPNYCYRCGNIASIMVFKDANTREPKLFRAVPDSERVIPPRTTTPYFL; this is translated from the exons ATGGCGCCTCTAGATTTGGATAAATATGCAGAGATTGCAAAGCAGTGTAAATACCTTCCAGAAAACGACCTCAAG AGGTTATGTGACTACGTGTGTgacctgctgctggaggagtcCAATGTTCAGCCCGTTTCCACTCCTGTAACTGTATGTGGTGACATACATGGACAG TTTTATGATCTTTGTGAACTCTTCCGAACTGGTGGCCAGGTTCCAGACACAAACTACATATTTATG GGAGATTTTGTTGACCGAGGGTATTACAGTTTGGAGACGTTCACCTACCTGCTGGTGCTGAAAGCCAAATGGCCCGACCGCATCACGCTTCTGCGTGGAAACCACGAGAGCAGACAAATCACCCAAGTTTATGGTTTTTATG ATGAGTGCCAGACCAAGTATGGAAATGCAAATGCCTGGCGTTACTGCACCAAGGTGTTTGATATGTTAACAGTTGCAGCT ctgaTGGACGAGCAGATCCTTTGTGTCCACGGGGGCCTCTCCCCAGACATAAAAACTCTTGATCAAATTCGAACCATTGAGCGGAACCAGGAGATCCCCCACAAGGGAGCATTTTGTGACCTGGTGTGGTCAGATCCTGAGGACGTGGACACCTGGGCCATCAGCCCCAGAGGAGCAGGCTGGCTCTTTGGTGCAAAGGTCACAAATGAG TTTGTTcacatcaacaacctgaagctGATCTGCAGGGCACATCAACTTGTCCATGAAGGCTACAAGTTCATGTTTGATGAGAAGCTGGTCACCGTGTGGTCGGCGCCTAACTACTGCTATCGCTGCGGCAACATCGCTTCCATTATGGTCTTCAAAGATGCTAACACAAGAGAGCCAAAGCTCTTCAGAGCTGTGCCTGACTCTGAAAGGGTCATTCCACCTCGAACAACAACACCTTATTTTCTGtga